One Stigmatopora argus isolate UIUO_Sarg chromosome 12, RoL_Sarg_1.0, whole genome shotgun sequence genomic window carries:
- the lingo3b gene encoding leucine-rich repeat and immunoglobulin-like domain-containing nogo receptor-interacting protein 3, producing MIGSPGPGGRALVPWPKVWRAVLAASLVAVLTLTLPGSSQACPPRCECSAQLRSVSCQRRRLANIPEGIPTETQLLDLSRNRLRWVQAGDLAPYPRLEEVDLSENLIATLEPNSFASLPNLKVLKLRSNQLKLVPMGAFAKLGNLSSLDLSENKIVILLDYTFQDLRSLKHLEVGDNDLVYISHKAFSGLLGLEDLTIARCNLTSISGQTLSYLRSLVTLRLHHLSIGALEDQNFRKLSNLRGLEINHWPYLEYISPLSFQGLDLHWLSITNTNMTFVPSGSFKNLVHLTQLNLSYNPITSLEPWAFKDLLRLKELVMVNTGLMTVEPHALGGLRQLRVLNFSSNDLQTLEEGSFHSVNSLETLRVDGNPLMCDCRLLWILQRRKTLNFDGRVPVCAGPVEVQGVSLSSFTDSALFDHFTCQKPKIRNRKLQQVTAREGQPVNFLCRAEGEPAPAIIWISPQRRRITAKSSGRIIVLPSGTLEIRYAQLTDSGTYICIASNAGGNDTYFATLTVRSHPMDAASAFFLNRSLYSGEFFNETNLNSTRVFLKFTLDLTTILVSTAMGCITFLGVVLFCFLLLFVWSRGRGQRKNNFTVEYSFRKSEPATGSSSGGTRKFNMKMI from the exons ATGATTGGCTCACCTGGCCCTGGTGGGCGTGCCTTAGTGCCATGGCCCAAGGTGTGGCGGGCGGTCCTGGCCGCTTCTCTGGTCGCCGTCTTGACTTTGACTCTGCCGGGAAGTAGCCAGGCCTGTCCGCCGCGCTGCGAGTGCTCGGCTCAGCTGAGGTCGGTGTCGTGTCAGCGGCGGCGGCTGGCCAACATCCCCGAGGGCATCCCCACCGAGACACAACTCCTGGATCTCAGCAGGAACCGACTCCGATGGGTCCAAGCCGGCGATTTGGCACCGTACCCCCGGCTGGAGGAGGTGGATCTCAGTGAAAACCTGATTGCCACACTGGAGCCCAATTCCTTCGCCAGTCTGCCCAATCTTAAAGTGTTAAAATTGAGAAGCAACCAGCTCAAGTTAGTGCCCATGGGGGCCTTTGCCAAACTTGGTAATCTGAGTAGCCTGGACCTGAGTGAGAACAAGATTGTGATTCTATTGGACTACACCTTCCAGGACCTCAGGAGTCTTAAACATTTGGAAGTGGGAGACAACGACCTGGTTTATATTTCCCATAAG GCATTCTCAGGGTTGCTGGGACTGGAAGATCTTACCATCGCTCGATGCAACTTGACATCCATCTCAGGTCAGACCTTGTCTTACCTGCGCAGCCTGGTCACCCTGCGTCTCCACCACCTCAGCATTGGAGCTCTTGAAGACCAGAACTTCAGAAAGCTCTCAAACCTGAGGGGTCTGGAGATCAATCACTGGCCATACCTAGAGTACATCTCCCCCCTTAGTTTCCAGGGTCTCGATCTCCACTGGCTCTCCATCACCAACACCAACATGACCTTTGTCCCATCTGGCTCCTTCAAAAACTTGGTCCATTTAACCCAACTCAATCTTTCCTACAACCCCATCACATCACTGGAGCCTTGGGCCTTCAAAGACTTATTAAGGTTAAAGGAGCTGGTCATGGTCAACACGGGGTTGATGACGGTGGAGCCCCACGCCCTGGGAGGTCTCCGACAGCTTCGAGTCCTCAACTTCTCGTCCAATGACCTCCAGACTTTGGAAGAGGGTTCCTTCCACTCTGTCAACAGTCTGGAGACGCTCAGAGTGGACGGCAACCCTCTCATGTGCGACTGCCGTCTGTTGTGGATCCTGCAAAGGCGCAAGACCCTCAACTTTGACGGCAGGGTGCCAGTGTGTGCAGGGCCGGTGGAGGTGCAAGGCGTCAGCCTGAGTAGCTTCACTGATTCTGCactctttgatcattttacatGCCAGAAACCGAAAATACGCAACCGCAAGCTTCAGCAG GTGACTGCGCGCGAGGGCCAGCCGGTGAATTTCCTGTGCCGTGCGGAAGGAGAACCAGCGCCCGCCATCATCTGGATATCTCCTCAGCGTCGACGGATCACCGCCAAGAGCTCGGGCCGCATCATCGTCCTCCCAAGCGGCACTTTGGAGATTCGCTACGCCCAGCTCACCGACAGCGGGACGTATATCTGCATCGCCAGTAACGCCGGAGGCAATGACACGTACTTCGCCACACTCACGGTGCGCAGTCATCCGATGGATGCCGCCTCGGCCTTTTTCCTCAATCGCTCGCTGTACAGCGGCGAGTTCTTCAACGAGACAAACCTGAATAGCACTCGGGTGTTCCTCAAATTTACCTTGGACTTGACCACCATCCTGGTCTCCACGGCGATGGGTTGCATCACTTTTCTGGGCGTGGTGCTCTTCTGCTTTCTGCTGCTGTTCGTGTGGAGCCGGGGACGAGGCCAGCGCAAGAACAATTTCACAGTGGAGTATTCTTTCCGCAAATCGGAACCCGCCACCGGCAGCTCTTCGGGAGGGACCAGGAAGTTTAACATGAAAATGATATGA
- the LOC144085998 gene encoding hepatocyte nuclear factor 6-like isoform X1: protein MELTMENLHGISSSHSQAGNPMSSRPSPSSSSAPRNLASHGPAARSAMVSGLGSILEGSSGGDYRQDPAGLSGHLHPSISMCDSGMSLSNTYTTLAPLQHLPPISTVSEKFHHPHSHHHHHHHHAAAAAHSRLSSGNVSGSFTLMRDEHRGLAPMGNLYGPYPKEMSAVHGHGSLSPLPSGLGSLHAAQQPLGSYGAGAHLPAEAKMLSPVSGFEPHASMLSRSEQEHLARSLGGHGHSHGMLSNLNGMHPHHPHGHLHAQPGGAVMLGERERHGHGHGGHGQAGVAGSGIQAEEINTKEVAQRITAELKRYSIPQAIFAQRILSRSQGTLSDLLRNPKPWSKLKSGRETFRRMWKWLQEPEFQRMSALRLAACKRKEEDRGRERNQVPKKQRLVFTDLQRRTLVAIFRENRRPSKEMQVTISQQLCLELSTVSNFFMNSRRRCPDRWDVEEHGHVHGVHRHGNANSSPVHPGTSSVGTFSKA from the exons ATGGAGCTCACCATGGAGAACCTGCACGGCATCTCGTCGTCGCACTCGCAGGCGGGGAACCCGATGAGCTCGCGGCCGTCGCCCTCCTCCAGCTCGGCTCCCCGGAACCTGGCGTCGCACGGCCCCGCCGCGCGCTCGGCGATGGTGTCCGGCCTGGGCTCCATCCTGGAGGGCTCCTCCGGCGGAGACTACCGGCAGGACCCGGCGGGGCTGTCGGGACACCTGCACCCGTCCATCAGCATGTGCGACAGCGGGATGAGTCTGAGCAACACGTACACCACCCTGGCCCCGCTGCAGCACCTACCTCCCATCTCCACCGTGTCGGAGAAGTTCCACCATCCGCACtcgcaccaccaccaccaccaccatcacgcggcggcggcggcccacTCCAGGCTCTCGTCCGGGAACGTCAGCGGCAGCTTCACGCTCATGCGGGACGAGCACCGCGGGCTGGCCCCCATGGGCAACCTGTACGGCCCCTACCCCAAGGAAATGTCGGCCGTGCACGGCCACGGCTCGCTTTCGCCGCTGCCCAGCGGCCTGGGCTCCTTGCACGCGGCCCAGCAGCCGCTGGGCTCCTACGGGGCCGGCGCGCACCTCCCGGCCGAAGCCAAGATGCTGTCGCCGGTGTCGGGCTTCGAGCCGCACGCCTCCATGCTGTCCAGGAGCGAGCAGGAGCACCTGGCGAGGAGTTTGGGCGGCCACGGCCACAGCCACGGCATGCTCTCCAACTTGAACGGCATGCACCCGCACCACCCGCACGGCCACCTCCACGCGCAGCCCGGCGGCGCCGTCATGCTGGGGGAGCGCGAGAGGCACGGCCACGGCCACGGGGGGCACGGTCAGGCCGGGGTGGCGGGCTCGGGCATCCAGGCGGAGGAAATCAACACCAAGGAGGTGGCTCAGAGGATAACGGCGGAATTGAAGCGCTACTCCATCCCGCAGGCCATCTTCGCCCAGAGGATCCTGAGCCGGTCCCAGGGGACCCTCTCGGACCTGCTCCGGAACCCCAAGCCCTGGAGTAAGCTCAAGTCCGGCCGGGAGACCTTTCGGAGGATGTGGAAGTGGCTGCAGGAGCCCGAGTTTCAGCGGATGTCCGCTCTTCGGCTGGCCG CATGTAAACGCAAGGAGGAAGACCGAGGACGAGAGCGCAACCAGGTGCCAAAGAAGCAGCGGCTGGTCTTCACAGACCTGCAGCGTCGTACCTTGGTAGCCATCTTCCGAGAGAACCGCCGACCCTCCAAGGAGATGCAGGTGACCATCTCCCAACAGCTGTGCCTGGAGCTCTCCACCGTCTCCAATTTCTTCATGAACTCGCGTCGCCGCTGTCCGGATCGCTGGGACGTGGAGGAGCACGGCCACGTGCACGGCGTTCACAGACACGGCAATGCCAACTCTTCGCCCGTCCACCCCGGCACCTCTTCGGTCGGCACTTTCTCCAAAGCCTGA
- the LOC144085998 gene encoding one cut domain family member 2-like isoform X2, whose translation MELTMENLHGISSSHSQAGNPMSSRPSPSSSSAPRNLASHGPAARSAMVSGLGSILEGSSGGDYRQDPAGLSGHLHPSISMCDSGMSLSNTYTTLAPLQHLPPISTVSEKFHHPHSHHHHHHHHAAAAAHSRLSSGNVSGSFTLMRDEHRGLAPMGNLYGPYPKEMSAVHGHGSLSPLPSGLGSLHAAQQPLGSYGAGAHLPAEAKMLSPVSGFEPHASMLSRSEQEHLARSLGGHGHSHGMLSNLNGMHPHHPHGHLHAQPGGAVMLGERERHGHGHGGHGQAGVAGSGIQAEEINTKEVAQRITAELKRYSIPQAIFAQRILSRSQGTLSDLLRNPKPWSKLKSGRETFRRMWKWLQEPEFQRMSALRLAVVRPGRERARLAAHKARSHPSVQGSTSSSTHVNARRKTEDESATRCQRSSGWSSQTCSVVPW comes from the exons ATGGAGCTCACCATGGAGAACCTGCACGGCATCTCGTCGTCGCACTCGCAGGCGGGGAACCCGATGAGCTCGCGGCCGTCGCCCTCCTCCAGCTCGGCTCCCCGGAACCTGGCGTCGCACGGCCCCGCCGCGCGCTCGGCGATGGTGTCCGGCCTGGGCTCCATCCTGGAGGGCTCCTCCGGCGGAGACTACCGGCAGGACCCGGCGGGGCTGTCGGGACACCTGCACCCGTCCATCAGCATGTGCGACAGCGGGATGAGTCTGAGCAACACGTACACCACCCTGGCCCCGCTGCAGCACCTACCTCCCATCTCCACCGTGTCGGAGAAGTTCCACCATCCGCACtcgcaccaccaccaccaccaccatcacgcggcggcggcggcccacTCCAGGCTCTCGTCCGGGAACGTCAGCGGCAGCTTCACGCTCATGCGGGACGAGCACCGCGGGCTGGCCCCCATGGGCAACCTGTACGGCCCCTACCCCAAGGAAATGTCGGCCGTGCACGGCCACGGCTCGCTTTCGCCGCTGCCCAGCGGCCTGGGCTCCTTGCACGCGGCCCAGCAGCCGCTGGGCTCCTACGGGGCCGGCGCGCACCTCCCGGCCGAAGCCAAGATGCTGTCGCCGGTGTCGGGCTTCGAGCCGCACGCCTCCATGCTGTCCAGGAGCGAGCAGGAGCACCTGGCGAGGAGTTTGGGCGGCCACGGCCACAGCCACGGCATGCTCTCCAACTTGAACGGCATGCACCCGCACCACCCGCACGGCCACCTCCACGCGCAGCCCGGCGGCGCCGTCATGCTGGGGGAGCGCGAGAGGCACGGCCACGGCCACGGGGGGCACGGTCAGGCCGGGGTGGCGGGCTCGGGCATCCAGGCGGAGGAAATCAACACCAAGGAGGTGGCTCAGAGGATAACGGCGGAATTGAAGCGCTACTCCATCCCGCAGGCCATCTTCGCCCAGAGGATCCTGAGCCGGTCCCAGGGGACCCTCTCGGACCTGCTCCGGAACCCCAAGCCCTGGAGTAAGCTCAAGTCCGGCCGGGAGACCTTTCGGAGGATGTGGAAGTGGCTGCAGGAGCCCGAGTTTCAGCGGATGTCCGCTCTTCGGCTGGCCG TAGTCCGTCCAGGGCGTGAGAGGGCCCGTCTCGCCGCACACAAAGCCCGATCTCATCCCTCCGTCCAGGGGTCGACTAGCAGCAGCACG CATGTAAACGCAAGGAGGAAGACCGAGGACGAGAGCGCAACCAGGTGCCAAAGAAGCAGCGGCTGGTCTTCACAGACCTGCAGCGTCGTACCTTGGTAG
- the LOC144085998 gene encoding one cut domain family member 2-like isoform X3 → MELTMENLHGISSSHSQAGNPMSSRPSPSSSSAPRNLASHGPAARSAMVSGLGSILEGSSGGDYRQDPAGLSGHLHPSISMCDSGMSLSNTYTTLAPLQHLPPISTVSEKFHHPHSHHHHHHHHAAAAAHSRLSSGNVSGSFTLMRDEHRGLAPMGNLYGPYPKEMSAVHGHGSLSPLPSGLGSLHAAQQPLGSYGAGAHLPAEAKMLSPVSGFEPHASMLSRSEQEHLARSLGGHGHSHGMLSNLNGMHPHHPHGHLHAQPGGAVMLGERERHGHGHGGHGQAGVAGSGIQAEEINTKEVAQRITAELKRYSIPQAIFAQRILSRSQGTLSDLLRNPKPWSKLKSGRETFRRMWKWLQEPEFQRMSALRLAVVRPGRERARLAAHKARSHPSVQGSTSSSTVRM, encoded by the exons ATGGAGCTCACCATGGAGAACCTGCACGGCATCTCGTCGTCGCACTCGCAGGCGGGGAACCCGATGAGCTCGCGGCCGTCGCCCTCCTCCAGCTCGGCTCCCCGGAACCTGGCGTCGCACGGCCCCGCCGCGCGCTCGGCGATGGTGTCCGGCCTGGGCTCCATCCTGGAGGGCTCCTCCGGCGGAGACTACCGGCAGGACCCGGCGGGGCTGTCGGGACACCTGCACCCGTCCATCAGCATGTGCGACAGCGGGATGAGTCTGAGCAACACGTACACCACCCTGGCCCCGCTGCAGCACCTACCTCCCATCTCCACCGTGTCGGAGAAGTTCCACCATCCGCACtcgcaccaccaccaccaccaccatcacgcggcggcggcggcccacTCCAGGCTCTCGTCCGGGAACGTCAGCGGCAGCTTCACGCTCATGCGGGACGAGCACCGCGGGCTGGCCCCCATGGGCAACCTGTACGGCCCCTACCCCAAGGAAATGTCGGCCGTGCACGGCCACGGCTCGCTTTCGCCGCTGCCCAGCGGCCTGGGCTCCTTGCACGCGGCCCAGCAGCCGCTGGGCTCCTACGGGGCCGGCGCGCACCTCCCGGCCGAAGCCAAGATGCTGTCGCCGGTGTCGGGCTTCGAGCCGCACGCCTCCATGCTGTCCAGGAGCGAGCAGGAGCACCTGGCGAGGAGTTTGGGCGGCCACGGCCACAGCCACGGCATGCTCTCCAACTTGAACGGCATGCACCCGCACCACCCGCACGGCCACCTCCACGCGCAGCCCGGCGGCGCCGTCATGCTGGGGGAGCGCGAGAGGCACGGCCACGGCCACGGGGGGCACGGTCAGGCCGGGGTGGCGGGCTCGGGCATCCAGGCGGAGGAAATCAACACCAAGGAGGTGGCTCAGAGGATAACGGCGGAATTGAAGCGCTACTCCATCCCGCAGGCCATCTTCGCCCAGAGGATCCTGAGCCGGTCCCAGGGGACCCTCTCGGACCTGCTCCGGAACCCCAAGCCCTGGAGTAAGCTCAAGTCCGGCCGGGAGACCTTTCGGAGGATGTGGAAGTGGCTGCAGGAGCCCGAGTTTCAGCGGATGTCCGCTCTTCGGCTGGCCG TAGTCCGTCCAGGGCGTGAGAGGGCCCGTCTCGCCGCACACAAAGCCCGATCTCATCCCTCCGTCCAGGGGTCGACTAGCAGCAGCACGGTGCG CATGTAA
- the LOC144085996 gene encoding solute carrier family 22 member 21-like isoform X2 — MPDENCKDFDGDVDFLGQYGRFQILMMILLSLTAVPCGYLGVLSVFIADTPPHHCTTWNNSTDFLNFSGTDSCYRYKADTNVSEGFEPRNQSDRCVDGWLFSTESYTIVSQWGLVCENAWKVPFSTSMFFVGVLFGSLISGQLSDRFGRKRVLFATLTLQSVTTLIQATSVNWIMFCALNCLRGVGHVSCYVASFVLGSEMLCESARLTYSLVGQSLAFSLGYALLPFLAYFIRDWRLLLVACAIPGLLFIPSWWVIPESPRWLLQKGRVEEAELVIRRAAKLNRVHAPDVIFKPGERSGLLQKPGENEKTYTIMDLIRTPNLRNITGLGFIIWLVTALAFYGLSLNTSNLKGNIYLNSLVSAATDAVGNVLTWLLINKVSRPNLLSSTLMFSGIMHLAVKMVPEDMNVLFQELWPGCRGHRWTHRHHHISLCHLHGGLQQSCSLYYFWFFKHHDLFFEFDATGHEKLQISRPYQ, encoded by the exons ATGCCTGATGAAAATTGCAAGGATTTTGACGGAGACGTGGATTTCCTCGGCCAATATGGACGCTTCCAGATTTTAATGATGATTTTACTGAGTTTGACGGCAGTCCCGTGCGGTTACTTGGGAGTTTTGTCCGTCTTCATCGCCGACACACCGCCTCACCACTGCACGACTTGGAACAATTCTACGGATTTTCTCAACTTTAGCGGAACCGATAGTTGCTATCGGTATAAAGCGGACACGAACGTCAGCGAGGGGTTCGAACCGAGGAACCAATCGGATCGATGCGTGGATGGATGGCTCTTCAGTACGGAGAGCTACACTATCGTTTCTCAG TGGGGATTGGTGTGTGAAAATGCGTGGAAGGTGCCTTTCTCCACATCCATGTTCTTTGTCGGCGTCCTGTTTGGATCCCTCATCAGTGGCCAGCTCTCAGACCG GTTTGGCAGAAAGCGTGTTCTTTTCGCCACGCTCACTTTACAATCCGTGACCACCTTGATCCAGGCCACATCCGTCAATTGGATCATGTTCTGCGCTCTCAACTGCCTGAGAGGAGTGGGCCACGTGTCCTGCTACGTAGCATCATTTGTTCTAG GTTCTGAGATGCTCTGTGAGTCTGCCAGGTTGACCTACAGTCTGGTAGGTCAAAGTCTTGCTTTTAGCCTGGGTTATGCCCTTTTGCCATTCCTTGCTTACTTCATACGAGACTGGAGGCTGCTGCTGGTCGCCTGCGCTATCCCGGGCCTCCTCTTCATTCCTTCTTGGTG GGTGATTCCCGAGTCCCCACGCTGGCTTTTGCAAAAAGGACGGGTGGAGGAGGCCGAGTTGGTGATTCGCCGAGCTGCCAAATTAAACAGGGTTCACGCACCTGATGTCATATTTAAACCTGGCGAACGCTCGGGGTTACTG CAAAAACCAGGGGAAAATGAGAAGACCTACACAATTATGGACCTGATACGCACCCCTAACCTGAGGAACATTACAGGTCTCGGTTTCATCATATG GTTGGTGACGGCCCTGGCGTTTTATGGTCTCTCTCTCAATACAAGCAACCTGAAGGGGAATATTTACCTCAATTCCTTAGTTTCAGCAGCCACTGACGCAGTAGGCAATGTTCTCACGTGGCTTTTGATTAACAAGGTTTCACGGCCTAATCTGCTCTCCTCCACGCTGATGTTTTCTGGAATAATGCACCTTGCCGTTAAGATGGTCCCCGAAG ACATGAATGTTTTGTTCCAG GAACTCTGGCCTGGGTGTCGTGGCCACCGCTGGACGCATAGGCACCATCATATCTCCTTATGTCATCTACATGG GGGTTTACAGCAAAGTTGTTCCTTATATTATTTTTGGTTCTTTAAGCATCACGACCTCTTTTTTGAGTTTGATGCTACCGGACACGAGAAACTGCAAATTTCCAGACCTTATCAGTGA
- the LOC144085996 gene encoding solute carrier family 22 member 21-like isoform X1, which yields MPDENCKDFDGDVDFLGQYGRFQILMMILLSLTAVPCGYLGVLSVFIADTPPHHCTTWNNSTDFLNFSGTDSCYRYKADTNVSEGFEPRNQSDRCVDGWLFSTESYTIVSQWGLVCENAWKVPFSTSMFFVGVLFGSLISGQLSDRFGRKRVLFATLTLQSVTTLIQATSVNWIMFCALNCLRGVGHVSCYVASFVLGSEMLCESARLTYSLVGQSLAFSLGYALLPFLAYFIRDWRLLLVACAIPGLLFIPSWWVIPESPRWLLQKGRVEEAELVIRRAAKLNRVHAPDVIFKPGERSGLLQKPGENEKTYTIMDLIRTPNLRNITGLGFIIWLVTALAFYGLSLNTSNLKGNIYLNSLVSAATDAVGNVLTWLLINKVSRPNLLSSTLMFSGIMHLAVKMVPEDMNVLFQVLVLTGKLGVAVAYGMIFVFFAELYPTVVRNSGLGVVATAGRIGTIISPYVIYMGVYSKVVPYIIFGSLSITTSFLSLMLPDTRNCKFPDLISEAKPVRCNFSPKNISCYQHFQQKTNKSGPTTPSADRKNIS from the exons ATGCCTGATGAAAATTGCAAGGATTTTGACGGAGACGTGGATTTCCTCGGCCAATATGGACGCTTCCAGATTTTAATGATGATTTTACTGAGTTTGACGGCAGTCCCGTGCGGTTACTTGGGAGTTTTGTCCGTCTTCATCGCCGACACACCGCCTCACCACTGCACGACTTGGAACAATTCTACGGATTTTCTCAACTTTAGCGGAACCGATAGTTGCTATCGGTATAAAGCGGACACGAACGTCAGCGAGGGGTTCGAACCGAGGAACCAATCGGATCGATGCGTGGATGGATGGCTCTTCAGTACGGAGAGCTACACTATCGTTTCTCAG TGGGGATTGGTGTGTGAAAATGCGTGGAAGGTGCCTTTCTCCACATCCATGTTCTTTGTCGGCGTCCTGTTTGGATCCCTCATCAGTGGCCAGCTCTCAGACCG GTTTGGCAGAAAGCGTGTTCTTTTCGCCACGCTCACTTTACAATCCGTGACCACCTTGATCCAGGCCACATCCGTCAATTGGATCATGTTCTGCGCTCTCAACTGCCTGAGAGGAGTGGGCCACGTGTCCTGCTACGTAGCATCATTTGTTCTAG GTTCTGAGATGCTCTGTGAGTCTGCCAGGTTGACCTACAGTCTGGTAGGTCAAAGTCTTGCTTTTAGCCTGGGTTATGCCCTTTTGCCATTCCTTGCTTACTTCATACGAGACTGGAGGCTGCTGCTGGTCGCCTGCGCTATCCCGGGCCTCCTCTTCATTCCTTCTTGGTG GGTGATTCCCGAGTCCCCACGCTGGCTTTTGCAAAAAGGACGGGTGGAGGAGGCCGAGTTGGTGATTCGCCGAGCTGCCAAATTAAACAGGGTTCACGCACCTGATGTCATATTTAAACCTGGCGAACGCTCGGGGTTACTG CAAAAACCAGGGGAAAATGAGAAGACCTACACAATTATGGACCTGATACGCACCCCTAACCTGAGGAACATTACAGGTCTCGGTTTCATCATATG GTTGGTGACGGCCCTGGCGTTTTATGGTCTCTCTCTCAATACAAGCAACCTGAAGGGGAATATTTACCTCAATTCCTTAGTTTCAGCAGCCACTGACGCAGTAGGCAATGTTCTCACGTGGCTTTTGATTAACAAGGTTTCACGGCCTAATCTGCTCTCCTCCACGCTGATGTTTTCTGGAATAATGCACCTTGCCGTTAAGATGGTCCCCGAAG ACATGAATGTTTTGTTCCAGGTATTAGTTCTGACCGGAAAGTTGGGCGTGGCCGTGGCTTACGGCATGATCTTCGTCTTTTTCGCTGAGCTGTACCCCACTGTGGTCAGGAACTCTGGCCTGGGTGTCGTGGCCACCGCTGGACGCATAGGCACCATCATATCTCCTTATGTCATCTACATGG GGGTTTACAGCAAAGTTGTTCCTTATATTATTTTTGGTTCTTTAAGCATCACGACCTCTTTTTTGAGTTTGATGCTACCGGACACGAGAAACTGCAAATTTCCAGACCTTATCAGTGAAGCTAAACCTGTTCGATG TAATTTCTCACCAAAGAATATCTCCTGCTATCAACactttcaacaaaaaacaaataagagtggtcCAACAACGCCCTCTGctgacagaaaaaatatatcctGA